The Streptomyces sp. NBC_01268 genome window below encodes:
- the secG gene encoding preprotein translocase subunit SecG — protein MGFSIALIVFSALLMLLVLMHKGKGGGLSDMFGGGMQSSVGGSSVAERNLDRITLVIGLLWFACIVVLGLLMKLDG, from the coding sequence ATGGGGTTCTCGATCGCCCTGATCGTCTTCAGCGCGCTGCTGATGCTGCTCGTGCTGATGCACAAGGGGAAGGGCGGCGGCCTCTCCGACATGTTCGGTGGCGGCATGCAGTCGTCCGTCGGTGGTTCCTCGGTCGCCGAGCGCAACCTGGACCGCATCACCCTGGTGATCGGTCTGCTCTGGTTCGCCTGCATTGTGGTGCTCGGTCTGCTGATGAAGTTGGACGGGTAA
- a CDS encoding PH domain-containing protein: MTTGEEAVRLRPPRNAVDGRAVPWWRAQLLVTTGVPVAVLAVLGWLITPARSWLLTAAVIVAVLGLLCAALLPSWWFRVHRWEVTEDAVYVRTGALWQEWRIAPMSRIQTVDTVRGPLEQSFRLATVTVTTASSKGELRIAGLDHELAAELAERLTAITRATPGDAT, translated from the coding sequence ATGACCACGGGGGAGGAAGCGGTGCGGCTGCGCCCGCCGAGGAACGCCGTGGACGGCCGGGCCGTCCCCTGGTGGCGCGCGCAGCTGCTGGTGACCACGGGCGTGCCGGTGGCCGTCCTGGCCGTGCTGGGGTGGCTGATCACCCCGGCACGGTCCTGGCTGCTGACCGCGGCCGTGATCGTGGCGGTCCTCGGACTGCTCTGCGCCGCCCTCCTCCCCTCCTGGTGGTTCCGCGTGCACCGCTGGGAGGTCACCGAGGACGCCGTGTACGTGCGGACCGGCGCCCTCTGGCAGGAGTGGCGGATCGCCCCCATGTCCCGGATCCAGACGGTCGACACCGTGCGGGGCCCGCTGGAGCAGAGCTTCCGGCTCGCCACGGTCACCGTCACCACCGCCTCCTCCAAGGGGGAGCTGCGCATCGCGGGCCTCGACCACGAGCTCGCCGCCGAGCTGGCCGAGCGGCTCACGGCGATCACCCGGGCGACCCCCGGGGACGCCACATGA
- a CDS encoding RNA polymerase-binding protein RbpA, translated as MASGNAIRGSRVGAGPMGEAERGESAPRLRISFWCSNGHETQPSFASDAQVPETWDCPRCGFPAGQDQDNPPDPPRTEPYKTHLAYVRERRSDADGEAILAEALAKLRGEI; from the coding sequence GTGGCAAGTGGCAACGCGATCCGGGGAAGCCGGGTCGGAGCGGGGCCGATGGGGGAGGCTGAGCGGGGCGAGTCCGCACCCCGTCTCCGCATCTCCTTCTGGTGCTCGAACGGGCACGAGACCCAGCCCAGCTTCGCCAGTGACGCACAGGTCCCGGAGACCTGGGACTGCCCGCGTTGCGGCTTCCCGGCAGGTCAGGACCAGGACAACCCGCCGGACCCGCCGCGCACCGAGCCGTACAAGACGCACCTCGCCTACGTACGCGAGCGGCGCAGCGACGCGGACGGCGAGGCCATCCTCGCCGAGGCGCTTGCCAAGCTGCGCGGCGAGATCTGA
- the tpiA gene encoding triose-phosphate isomerase: MSNTRTPLMAGNWKMNLNHLEAIAHVQKLAFALTDKDLDAVEVAVLAPFTDLRSVQTLVDGDKLKIKYGAQDISAHESGAYTGEISGPMLSKLKCAFVAVGHSERRQYHGESDELCNAKVKAAFQHGITPILCVGEELDVREAGNAVAHTLAQVEGGLKGLPAEQAETIVIAYEPVWAIGTGKVCGAEDAQEVCGAIRGKLAELYAQDVADKIRIQYGGSVKGGNVAEIMAQPDIDGALVGGASLDADEFVKIVRFRDQ, encoded by the coding sequence ATGAGCAACACCCGCACCCCGCTGATGGCGGGCAACTGGAAGATGAACCTCAACCACCTTGAGGCCATCGCGCACGTCCAGAAGCTGGCCTTCGCGCTCACCGACAAGGACCTCGACGCCGTCGAGGTCGCGGTCCTCGCGCCCTTCACCGACCTGCGCTCCGTGCAGACCCTGGTCGACGGCGACAAGCTGAAGATCAAGTACGGCGCCCAGGACATCTCCGCGCACGAGTCCGGCGCCTACACGGGCGAGATCTCCGGCCCCATGCTGTCGAAGCTGAAGTGCGCCTTCGTGGCCGTCGGCCACTCGGAGCGCCGCCAGTACCACGGCGAGTCCGACGAGCTGTGCAACGCCAAGGTGAAGGCCGCCTTCCAGCACGGGATCACCCCGATCCTCTGTGTCGGCGAGGAGCTGGACGTCCGCGAGGCCGGCAACGCCGTCGCGCACACCCTGGCCCAGGTCGAGGGCGGCCTGAAGGGCCTCCCGGCCGAGCAGGCCGAGACCATCGTGATCGCGTACGAGCCCGTGTGGGCCATCGGCACCGGCAAGGTCTGCGGCGCCGAGGACGCGCAGGAGGTCTGCGGGGCGATCCGCGGCAAGCTGGCCGAGCTGTACGCGCAGGACGTGGCCGACAAGATCCGCATCCAGTACGGCGGGTCCGTCAAGGGCGGAAACGTCGCCGAGATCATGGCGCAGCCCGACATCGACGGCGCGCTGGTGGGCGGTGCCTCGCTGGACGCCGACGAGTTCGTCAAGATCGTGCGCTTCCGCGACCAGTGA
- a CDS encoding PH domain-containing protein → MSEGTAQDTASEGTAVDPAADPLREWRRLHPRSLLAGAAVLCGVAGGAALPAFLSLSSGSRPAWQAAAWVLAGALLLIGGGTAADWVRLRRTRYRVGPELVELHTGLVVVKRRSLARERIRSVDLTANPLQRVLGLVKVGIGTGEHTAGESTLELDLVARAEGELLRHTLLARVEGAADPAYDGVLAGVDPRWIRYAPVSFVTPLLATAAAGAVLQISDWFGAQGEVIHWIGDRFEDVSLPWMIVDLVLLAVVAGLLGALGLWVEMWFRYRLEREPGGTLRVRRGLFTARSISLEERRLRGVELVEPLGVRLFRGARVDAVATGLAQNDDDKHADLKNLLPPVPRAVADRVAAQVLREPEPPTGAPLARHPRAALRRRVRRALWAGLGPAAVLAVLGALLTSPVLGYLAAVLAVLLTPPALVLAFDAYRNLGHGVSGAYLVTRSGTVRRSTVALQRAGVIGWTVRQSWFQRRAGVLTLSATTAAGEGAYAVHDAGESQGLTFAAEAVPDLLAPFLEPVRDAAVGKGPAPVGETPEARPTER, encoded by the coding sequence ATGAGCGAGGGCACGGCGCAGGACACGGCGTCCGAGGGAACGGCCGTGGACCCGGCCGCCGACCCGCTCCGGGAGTGGCGCCGTCTCCACCCGCGTTCCCTGCTCGCCGGTGCCGCCGTCCTGTGCGGGGTCGCCGGCGGCGCGGCCCTGCCCGCCTTCCTCAGCCTGTCCTCCGGTTCCCGGCCCGCGTGGCAGGCCGCCGCCTGGGTCCTCGCCGGGGCCCTGCTGCTCATCGGCGGTGGCACGGCCGCCGACTGGGTCCGGCTGCGCCGCACCCGCTACCGCGTCGGCCCCGAGCTGGTCGAACTGCACACCGGTCTCGTCGTGGTCAAACGGCGCTCCCTGGCCCGCGAGCGCATCCGCAGCGTCGACCTCACCGCCAACCCGCTACAACGCGTCCTCGGCCTGGTCAAGGTCGGGATCGGCACCGGCGAGCACACCGCGGGGGAGTCCACCCTCGAACTCGACCTGGTGGCCCGCGCGGAGGGCGAGCTGCTCCGCCACACCCTGCTCGCCCGTGTCGAGGGCGCCGCGGACCCCGCGTACGACGGCGTCCTCGCCGGGGTGGACCCGCGCTGGATCCGCTACGCCCCGGTCTCCTTCGTCACCCCGCTGCTCGCCACGGCGGCGGCCGGCGCCGTCCTGCAGATCAGCGACTGGTTCGGCGCGCAGGGCGAGGTCATCCACTGGATAGGGGACCGCTTCGAGGACGTCTCGCTGCCCTGGATGATCGTCGACCTCGTCCTGCTCGCCGTCGTCGCCGGGCTCCTCGGCGCCCTCGGCCTGTGGGTCGAGATGTGGTTCCGCTACCGGCTGGAGCGCGAGCCGGGCGGCACCCTGCGGGTCCGCCGCGGCCTGTTCACCGCCCGCTCGATCTCCCTGGAGGAGCGCAGGCTGCGCGGGGTCGAGCTGGTCGAACCGCTCGGCGTACGCCTCTTCCGCGGGGCCCGCGTCGACGCCGTCGCCACCGGGCTGGCCCAGAACGACGACGACAAGCACGCCGACCTCAAGAACCTGCTGCCGCCGGTGCCCCGCGCCGTCGCCGACCGGGTCGCCGCCCAGGTGCTGCGCGAGCCCGAGCCGCCCACCGGCGCCCCGCTCGCCCGGCACCCCAGGGCGGCGCTGCGCAGGCGGGTCCGCCGGGCGCTGTGGGCCGGACTCGGTCCCGCGGCCGTCCTCGCCGTCCTCGGCGCCCTGCTCACCAGCCCGGTCCTCGGATATCTGGCGGCCGTCCTCGCCGTCCTCCTGACCCCGCCGGCGCTCGTCCTCGCCTTCGACGCCTACCGCAACCTCGGACACGGCGTCAGCGGCGCCTACCTGGTGACCCGTTCGGGCACCGTGCGCCGCTCCACCGTCGCCCTCCAGCGGGCCGGGGTCATCGGCTGGACCGTCAGGCAGTCCTGGTTCCAGCGGCGGGCGGGGGTGCTCACCCTCAGCGCCACGACGGCCGCGGGGGAGGGCGCGTACGCCGTCCACGACGCGGGCGAGAGCCAGGGCCTGACCTTCGCCGCCGAGGCCGTACCGGACCTCCTCGCGCCCTTCCTGGAACCCGTACGGGACGCGGCCGTAGGGAAGGGACCCGCACCGGTCGGGGAAACGCCGGAGGCCCGGCCCACCGAGCGGTGA
- a CDS encoding N-acetylglucosamine kinase, with amino-acid sequence MNESGIQWVVGVDAGGTRTRARLADAATGRVLGEGAGGPGNALSVAPDALLRHLGEALRGALPPGGGSVAAVVGGFAGGGPGGGRERAHAALTEALALAGVRAGRVEVRGDADVAFAGGAGTPADGLVLIAGTGAAAARVADRRAVRAADGDGWLLGDAGSGFWLGREALRAVLRALDGRGASTALTERVGALCGGLSKEHVVRYAYGAAPVRLASLSPLVVEAAGLGDGVARGLLDRAVGELVATVGALGPRPGEPLVVTGGLLGPGGPLLERLTARVSALGLAPDPVPDGVAGAVALARLSV; translated from the coding sequence ATGAACGAATCCGGGATTCAGTGGGTCGTCGGCGTCGACGCCGGTGGTACGCGGACCAGGGCGCGGCTCGCCGACGCGGCGACCGGCCGGGTGCTCGGCGAGGGCGCCGGAGGCCCTGGCAACGCGCTGAGCGTGGCCCCCGACGCGCTCCTGCGCCACCTGGGCGAGGCCCTGCGCGGGGCCCTGCCGCCGGGCGGCGGAAGCGTCGCCGCCGTGGTGGGCGGCTTCGCGGGCGGCGGGCCCGGCGGGGGCCGGGAGCGGGCGCACGCGGCGCTGACGGAGGCGCTGGCCCTCGCGGGCGTCCGGGCCGGCCGGGTCGAGGTGCGGGGCGACGCGGACGTCGCCTTCGCCGGAGGCGCCGGGACCCCCGCCGACGGGCTCGTGCTCATCGCCGGCACGGGCGCGGCGGCGGCCCGGGTGGCCGACCGTCGCGCGGTCCGTGCCGCCGACGGCGACGGCTGGCTGCTCGGCGACGCCGGCAGCGGCTTCTGGCTGGGCCGCGAGGCGCTGCGCGCGGTGCTGCGGGCACTGGACGGGCGGGGGGCGTCGACCGCGCTCACGGAGCGGGTGGGGGCGCTGTGCGGAGGGCTGAGCAAGGAGCACGTCGTGCGGTACGCGTACGGGGCGGCGCCGGTGCGACTGGCTTCGCTGAGCCCCTTGGTGGTGGAGGCGGCGGGGCTGGGGGACGGGGTGGCGCGCGGCTTGCTGGACCGGGCGGTGGGGGAACTGGTGGCGACGGTGGGGGCGTTGGGGCCGCGGCCGGGGGAGCCGTTGGTGGTGACCGGGGGGCTTCTCGGACCTGGGGGGCCGCTGCTGGAGCGGCTGACCGCGCGGGTCTCGGCGCTGGGGCTCGCCCCGGATCCCGTACCGGACGGCGTCGCCGGGGCGGTGGCGTTGGCGAGGTTGTCGGTCTGA
- the pgi gene encoding glucose-6-phosphate isomerase, whose amino-acid sequence MSEMSNEGRTRLNQLPEWAALGKHREQLGATHLRELFAADPERGTGYTLRVGDLYLDYSKNLVTEETLALLRDLAAATGVAELRDAMFRGEKINNTEHRAVLHTALRAPRGAVIEVDGVNVVPEVHAVLDKMAAFAERVRAGAWTGHTGKPIKNVVNIGIGGSDLGPAMAYEVLRSFTQRDLTLRFVSNVDGADLHEAVRDLDPAQTLFIVASKTFTTIETITNATSARDWLLTGLGAGQEAVAQHFVALSTNAEKVEEFGIDTANMFEFWDWVGGRYSYDSAIGLSLMIAIGPDGFREMLDGFHLVDEHFRTAAPEENAPLLLGLLGIWYGAFHDAQSHAVLPYSHYLSKFTAYLQQLDMESNGKSVTRDGQPVDWQTGPVVWGTPGTNGQHAYYQLIHQGTKVIPADFIGFARPVADLLPGLVAQHDLLMANFFAQTQALAFGKTPEEVRAEGVPEELVPHKTFQGNHPTTTILADTLTPSVLGQLVALYEHKVFVQGAVWNIDSFDQWGVELGKVLARKIEPVLTDGEGGDRLDSSTAGLVAAYRALRGRD is encoded by the coding sequence ATGTCCGAGATGAGTAACGAAGGCCGTACCAGGCTCAACCAGCTGCCCGAGTGGGCGGCCCTCGGCAAGCACCGCGAGCAGCTGGGCGCGACGCACCTGCGTGAGCTGTTCGCCGCCGACCCCGAGCGCGGCACCGGCTACACGCTGCGCGTCGGCGACCTGTATCTGGACTACTCCAAGAACCTCGTCACCGAGGAGACCCTGGCGCTGCTGCGCGACCTGGCCGCCGCCACCGGCGTGGCCGAGCTGCGCGACGCCATGTTCCGCGGCGAGAAGATCAACAACACCGAGCACCGGGCGGTCCTGCACACCGCGCTGCGTGCCCCGCGCGGTGCCGTGATCGAGGTCGACGGCGTGAACGTGGTCCCCGAGGTGCACGCCGTCCTCGACAAGATGGCCGCCTTCGCCGAGCGGGTCCGCGCGGGCGCGTGGACCGGCCACACCGGCAAGCCGATCAAGAACGTCGTGAACATCGGCATCGGCGGCTCGGACCTCGGCCCGGCCATGGCCTACGAGGTCCTGCGCTCCTTCACCCAGCGCGACCTGACGCTCCGTTTCGTCTCCAACGTCGACGGCGCCGACCTGCACGAGGCCGTCCGCGACCTGGACCCGGCACAGACCCTCTTCATCGTCGCCTCGAAGACCTTCACCACCATCGAGACGATCACCAACGCCACCTCCGCCCGCGACTGGCTCCTCACCGGGCTGGGGGCCGGCCAGGAGGCCGTCGCCCAGCACTTCGTGGCCCTGTCGACCAACGCCGAGAAGGTCGAGGAGTTCGGCATCGACACGGCGAACATGTTCGAGTTCTGGGACTGGGTCGGCGGCCGCTACTCCTACGACTCCGCCATCGGCCTGTCCCTGATGATCGCCATCGGGCCGGACGGCTTCCGGGAGATGCTCGACGGCTTCCACCTCGTCGACGAGCACTTCCGCACCGCCGCCCCGGAGGAGAACGCCCCGCTCCTGCTCGGCCTCCTCGGCATCTGGTACGGCGCGTTCCACGACGCCCAGTCGCACGCCGTGCTGCCGTACTCGCACTACCTGTCGAAGTTCACCGCGTACCTCCAGCAGCTCGACATGGAGTCCAACGGCAAGTCCGTGACCCGTGACGGACAGCCGGTCGACTGGCAGACGGGCCCGGTCGTCTGGGGCACCCCCGGCACCAACGGGCAGCACGCCTACTACCAGTTGATCCACCAGGGCACCAAGGTCATCCCGGCCGACTTCATCGGCTTCGCCCGCCCCGTCGCCGACCTGCTGCCCGGCCTGGTCGCCCAGCACGACCTGCTGATGGCCAACTTCTTCGCCCAGACCCAGGCGCTCGCCTTCGGCAAGACGCCCGAGGAGGTACGCGCGGAGGGCGTCCCCGAGGAGCTCGTCCCGCACAAGACCTTCCAGGGCAACCACCCGACCACCACGATCCTGGCCGACACGCTCACCCCGTCCGTGCTGGGCCAGCTCGTCGCCCTCTACGAGCACAAGGTCTTCGTCCAGGGCGCCGTCTGGAACATCGACTCCTTCGACCAGTGGGGCGTCGAGCTCGGCAAGGTCCTCGCCAGGAAGATCGAGCCGGTGCTCACCGACGGCGAGGGCGGCGACCGCCTGGACAGCTCCACCGCCGGCCTCGTCGCCGCGTACCGCGCGCTGCGCGGCCGGGACTGA
- a CDS encoding MurR/RpiR family transcriptional regulator, with protein sequence MITALIRSELPRMSGSLRKVGSWVLADPARVSGLSAAELGRRTGTSQATVTRFCHAVGLDSYQRLLLELAREQGQESEAAERTPLGPEIGPDEPLEQVVAAVARADLQALRATAEQLDLGALERAARALAQARRIDVYGVGASGVLALETQARLFGIGCEARAWTEVHAAETSAALLTPADAVVTLSHSGATREVLGPLRLAAERGAATVAVTGDPRSPVARAAGVHLTSTAAGTGFRHGGFGTRHSVLLILDCLYARVAQLTYSRATAALALTAHIADAHRG encoded by the coding sequence ATGATCACCGCGCTGATCCGCTCCGAACTCCCCCGGATGTCCGGCTCCTTGCGCAAGGTCGGCAGCTGGGTCCTCGCCGATCCGGCCCGGGTCTCCGGGCTCTCCGCCGCCGAGCTGGGCCGCCGCACGGGCACCTCGCAAGCCACCGTGACCCGTTTCTGCCACGCCGTCGGGCTCGACTCGTACCAGCGGCTGCTGCTCGAACTCGCCCGCGAGCAGGGGCAGGAGAGCGAGGCGGCCGAACGGACGCCGCTGGGGCCGGAGATCGGCCCCGACGAGCCGCTGGAGCAGGTCGTCGCCGCCGTCGCCCGCGCCGACCTCCAGGCCCTGCGCGCCACCGCCGAGCAGCTCGACCTCGGCGCCCTGGAGCGGGCCGCCCGCGCCCTCGCCCAGGCACGCCGGATCGACGTCTACGGGGTCGGCGCCTCCGGGGTGCTCGCCCTGGAGACCCAGGCCCGGCTCTTCGGCATCGGCTGCGAGGCGCGCGCCTGGACCGAGGTGCACGCGGCGGAGACCTCGGCGGCCCTGCTGACCCCCGCCGACGCGGTCGTCACCCTGTCGCACTCGGGCGCCACCCGCGAGGTGCTCGGGCCGCTGCGGCTGGCCGCCGAGCGGGGCGCCGCGACCGTCGCGGTCACCGGCGATCCGCGCTCCCCGGTGGCCCGCGCGGCCGGCGTCCACCTCACCTCGACGGCGGCCGGGACCGGCTTCCGGCACGGCGGCTTCGGCACCCGCCACTCGGTGCTGCTGATCCTGGACTGCCTGTACGCGCGCGTGGCGCAGCTGACCTACTCGCGGGCCACGGCCGCCCTGGCGCTCACCGCGCACATCGCGGACGCCCATCGCGGCTGA
- a CDS encoding SIS domain-containing protein, whose amino-acid sequence MSPPAPSAARFADLARSALDRAVAVNQDSVTVAARLFADCVAADGVIHAFGTGHSQAAALEVAGRAGGLVPTSRIALADLVLRGGEDPAVLRDPLLERSPGLADRLYALATPRPQDLFVIISNSGVNNSIVDMALKVTGAGHPLVALTSLEHTHAVPALHAGGRRLADLADAVLDNCAPAGDAVLPLPDGAALCGISTLTSSLLVQMVVAEAVALLLAEGHEPPVYVSANLPGGHERNALLEARYAGRLHRGGH is encoded by the coding sequence GTGTCCCCACCCGCCCCCAGCGCCGCCCGGTTCGCCGATCTCGCCCGGTCCGCGCTCGACCGGGCCGTCGCCGTCAACCAGGACTCCGTGACGGTCGCCGCCCGGCTCTTCGCCGACTGCGTGGCCGCCGACGGGGTGATCCACGCGTTCGGGACCGGGCACTCGCAGGCCGCCGCACTGGAGGTGGCGGGGCGGGCCGGAGGGCTGGTGCCGACCAGCCGGATCGCGCTCGCCGACCTCGTGCTGCGCGGCGGCGAGGATCCGGCGGTCCTCCGGGACCCGCTGCTCGAACGGTCGCCGGGGCTCGCCGACCGGCTGTACGCCCTCGCCACGCCCCGCCCGCAGGACCTGTTCGTGATCATCTCCAACTCCGGTGTCAACAACTCGATCGTGGACATGGCGCTCAAGGTGACCGGCGCCGGTCACCCCCTCGTCGCGCTCACCTCGCTGGAGCACACCCACGCCGTGCCCGCGCTGCACGCCGGCGGCCGGCGGCTCGCCGATCTCGCCGACGCCGTGCTCGACAACTGCGCCCCCGCAGGCGACGCCGTCCTCCCGCTGCCCGACGGCGCCGCGCTGTGCGGGATCTCCACGCTCACCTCCTCCCTGCTGGTCCAGATGGTCGTCGCCGAGGCCGTCGCGCTCCTGCTCGCCGAAGGGCACGAGCCGCCGGTCTACGTCTCCGCCAACCTGCCCGGCGGCCACGAGCGCAACGCCCTCCTCGAAGCCCGCTACGCGGGACGGCTGCACCGCGGCGGTCACTGA
- a CDS encoding phosphoglycerate kinase yields MKTIDELLAEGVSGKRVFVRADLNVPLDGTTITDDGRIRAVVPTVKALADAGARVVVASHLGRPKGAPDPAFSLAPAARRLGELLGADVAFATDTVGDSAKATVAGLTDGQVAVVENLRFNAGETSKDDAERGAFADRLAELADLYVGDGFGAVHRKHASVFDLPARLPHAAGYLIANEVGVLKKLTEDVKRPYVVALGGAKVSDKLGVIDHLLEKADRILIGGGMAYTFLKAQGHEVGISLLQEDQIPAVLDYLKRAEARGVEFVLPVDVLVSADFPDLKTKAPAHPELVAADAIPADQEGLDIGPKTRELYASKLADAGTVFWNGPMGVFEHPDYAHGTKAVAQALVDSPAFTVVGGGDSAAAVRILGFDENAFGHISTGGGASLEYLEGKTLPGLDALED; encoded by the coding sequence ATGAAGACGATCGACGAGCTTCTCGCCGAAGGCGTCTCCGGCAAGCGGGTGTTCGTCCGCGCCGACCTCAACGTGCCGCTCGACGGCACCACCATCACGGACGACGGACGCATCCGCGCCGTCGTCCCCACCGTCAAGGCGCTGGCCGACGCGGGCGCCCGCGTGGTCGTCGCCTCGCACCTGGGCCGCCCCAAGGGCGCCCCGGACCCGGCCTTCTCGCTCGCCCCGGCCGCCCGGCGGCTCGGCGAGCTCCTCGGCGCCGACGTGGCCTTCGCGACCGACACCGTCGGCGACTCGGCCAAGGCGACCGTCGCGGGCCTGACCGACGGCCAGGTGGCCGTCGTCGAGAACCTGCGCTTCAACGCCGGCGAGACCTCCAAGGACGACGCCGAGCGCGGCGCCTTCGCGGACCGGCTGGCCGAGCTCGCCGACCTGTACGTCGGCGACGGCTTCGGCGCGGTGCACCGCAAGCACGCCTCGGTCTTCGACCTCCCGGCCCGCCTCCCGCACGCCGCGGGCTACCTCATCGCCAACGAGGTCGGCGTCCTCAAGAAGCTCACCGAGGACGTCAAGCGCCCCTACGTGGTCGCCCTCGGCGGTGCCAAGGTCTCCGACAAGCTGGGCGTGATCGACCACCTCCTGGAGAAGGCCGACCGCATCCTCATCGGTGGCGGCATGGCGTACACCTTCCTCAAGGCCCAGGGCCACGAGGTCGGCATCTCGCTGCTCCAGGAGGACCAGATCCCGGCGGTCCTGGACTACCTCAAGCGCGCCGAGGCGCGCGGCGTGGAGTTCGTCCTCCCCGTCGACGTGCTGGTCTCGGCCGACTTCCCGGACCTGAAGACCAAGGCCCCGGCCCACCCGGAGCTCGTCGCCGCGGATGCCATCCCGGCGGACCAGGAGGGCCTGGACATCGGCCCGAAGACCCGCGAGCTGTACGCCTCGAAGCTGGCCGACGCGGGCACCGTCTTCTGGAACGGCCCGATGGGCGTCTTCGAGCACCCCGACTACGCCCACGGCACCAAGGCCGTCGCCCAGGCGCTCGTCGACTCCCCGGCCTTCACCGTGGTCGGCGGCGGTGACTCCGCCGCGGCCGTCCGGATCCTGGGCTTCGACGAGAATGCCTTCGGCCACATCTCGACCGGCGGCGGCGCCTCCCTCGAATACCTCGAGGGCAAGACGCTTCCCGGCCTCGACGCACTGGAGGACTGA